The stretch of DNA TATCTCGGGCTCAAGATCGGGCTGACCTTCGCGACGTCGATCCCCGCCGCGGTGATCTCGATGGCGGTGCTGCGATTGTTCAAGGATTCGACCATCCTGGAAAACAACATCGTCCAGACGATCGCGTCCGCCGCGGGCACGCTGGCGGCGATCATCTTCGTGCTGCCCGGCCTCGTGATGATCGGCTGGTGGCAGGGCTTCCCGTTCTTTACGACCTCGGCGATCACGATGTTCGGCGGCGTGCTCGGCGTGCTGTTCTCGGTGCCGCTCCGCCGCGCGCTCGTCGTCGACACCGTACTGCCCTACCCTGAGGGGCGGGCGGCGGCCGAAGTGCTCAAGGTCGGCGCGGGGAGTCGCGAAGGCGGTGAAGAGAGCGCACGCGGGCTCGGCATCATCGTCGCCAACGCGGTCGTCTCGGCGGGTTTCGCGATCCTGACGCAGACCAAGCTGGTCGCCGCCGAGGCCGCGACGTGGTTCCGCGTCGGCGCAGGCGCGACGGGGATTTCGGGCGGATTGTCGTTCGCATTGCTCGGCGCCGGGCATCTGGTCGGCATCTCGGTCGGCATGGCGATGTTCGCGGGCGTCATCATCGGCTGGTGGATCCTGCTGCCGATCCTGACCTCCGGCGGGAGCATCACCGGCACCGCGGAAGTGATCGCGACCACCGTGTTCCGCTCGGATGTCCGCTTCTTCGGCGCGGGCGTGATCGGAGTCGCGGCGATCTGGACGTTGCTCAAGATCGCCGGACCCGTGGTCGGCGGCGTGCGGTCGGCGCTGGCGGCGTCGGCGGCCAAGCGTGGCGGCGAAGTGCTGGCGCTCGAGGAACGCGACATTCCGATCGGGATCGTCGGGATCGGCTCGCTGGCGATGCTCGTGCCGATCGGTATGCTGTTGTGGACCGTGTTGCAGGGCGGGCCGCTGGAGGCGTCGGCGATCGGGCTGATCGCGGGCAGCCTGGTGTTCATTCTGGTCATCGGCCTCGTGATCGCGGCGGTGTGCGGGTACATGGCCGGGCTGATCGGTGCGTCGAACTCGCCCGTGTCGGGGATCGGCATCCTCGCCATTCTCGCAGCGTCGATCCTGCTGGTGTCGTGGTTCGGTCGTGCGGTCGAGCCGGGCACCACGCAGGCGCTGGTTGCCTATGGGCTGATCGTGACGGGCATCGTGTTCGGGATCGCGACGATCTCGAACGACAATCTGCAGGATCTGAAGACGGGCCAGCTGGTCGGCGCGACGCCTTGGAAGCAGCAGGTGGCGTTGCTGATCGGCGTGGTGTTCGGATCGATCGTCGTGCCACCGGTGCTCAATCTGCTTGGTAGCACGTTAGGGTTTGCGGGTGCGCCGGGGGCGGGGCCCAATGCGCTGGCGGCCCCGCAAGCGGCGTTGATCTCTGCGCTCGCGAAGGGCGTGCTGGGGGGCAACCTCAACTGGGGGATGATCGGCTATGGTGCTCTCACCGGCGTTGTCGTGATCGCGGTCGACGAGCTGCTGGGCAAGGCGGGGAAGCTGCGGTTGCCGCCGCTGGGCGTCGGGCTGGGCGTGTATCTGCCGATGTCGGTGACGCTGCCGGTCACGATCGGGGCGGTCGTCGGCTATATGTATGACCGCTGGGCGGACCGGGCGCGCGATCCCGAGTTGGCCAAGCGTATGGGCGTGCTGACTGCGACGGGGATGATCGTCGGGGAGTCGCTGTGGGGCGTCGGGTTTGCGGGGATCGTGTACCTGACCAACAAGGAGACGCCGCTGGCGCTGGTCGGCGACGGGTTTGCGAGTGTGGCGCTGATTGGCGGGACGCTGCTGTTCGCGGTGCTGACGTGGGTGATGTACCGACGGACGATGGCGGCGTCGCGGTAGGGCTGTTCTCCTGCGAACGCAGGAGTCCAGGGTTGCGAACGGGCCCGCTTGGTATCCTGGGCTCCTGCGTTCGCAGGAGAACGGGGTTGGAGCAGAGTGCTCGGCTTATCCTGCTGTGCCGAACTTCCCCCTCCCGTTCGTGCTGAGTAGAGACCGAGTAGCTGCACTTGCCGCGTATCGAGTGCTCGTATCGAAGCATGGGTTCCGCGCGCCAACCTGTCCTTCGATACGCCGTCTCGATACGCTGCAGAAGCAGCTACTCGACGGCTACTCGGGACGATCGGAAATGGTTTAAGCCATCGCGGCGAGCATGTCCTTGATCGGTACGAACGCGAAGCCCACCGAGCTGTCGGCGATCCCGTACGGCATGAAGATCGTGTCGCCATGCTTCAACGCGCCGCAGCTGTAGACGACGTTGGGGACGTAGCCCTCGCGATCCTGGTCCTTCGCCGCGAGGATCGGCTGCTTGGTGCGGCCGATCACCTTCGACGGATCGTCCTTGTCGAGCAGCACCGCGCCGATCGAGTACTTCCGCATCGCACCGACGCCGTGAGTCAGCAGCAGCCAACCCTCGTCGAGCTCGATCGGCGGTCCGCAATTGCCGATCTGCACCAGTTCCCACGGATATTCCGGCGTCAGGATCTTCTCGCCATCGTCCCAGTCGGTCAGCGTGTCGGACTTGAGCAGGAACAGGTTCTCGCCGTCCTGCCGGCCGATCATCATGTACTGGCCGTTCACTTTCCGCGGGAACAGCGCCATGCCCTTGTTGCGCGCGGCGGGGCCGGTCATCGGCACGAGATCGAACGCGCGAAAATCGCGGGTGCGCATCAGCTCCGACTGGATCACCGAGCCGTTATACGCGGTGTAGGTGCCGATCCACTCATACTGGCCGTCCTCGTGCTGGAACCGGACGATGCGGAGATCCTCCAGCCCCTTCGACTGCGCCTGCGTGATCGGGAAGATCACGGTGCCGCTCAGCGTGCTGTCGCGGTGGCGATAGACGGTGACGGGGCCGATCGGCATTTCGTCCTCGCCGCTGCCGACCGCATCGGTCGCGGTGGCGAACGGGGGTTCGGGCGCCAGCTTCATCTGGTTTTCGGAGGTGATGATACCTTCGCGGAAGGCGACCGACGAGATGTGACCCTCGCCGACCGCGCGCAACGACATCAGGATGCGCATCGAACCCGGCGGCATCCCCGACTGGTCGAAATGCGGCACCGCGCTCGGGTTCATCAGCGCGGCGGCGGCATAGCTGTATTCATGGCAGAAATAGGCGCCGATCAGCTGGCGCTTCTCGTCGCCGATCTCGGCACCGTTCAGCCCGAGCATGTCCTCGATCTGGTCGTAGCGGGTCATGAACACGCGGCGCGTCTGCCAGTGGCGCGCCTCGAAATCCTTCAGCACAACCTCGAGTTGCGCGCGCGCCTGTGCGGGCGACATTTCGAGCACTTCGCCGACGAGCCGCTCGGTGCGGCTCGGCGCGCCGCCATGACCGCCCCAGGCGATATGGAACGGCCGGACGACGACACGCGAAGGGTCCGCGTGCAGCCGCAGCTGGTGGTTGAACAGATCCATCGTAGCAGTGCCCCGCGTCGTTCCACTCAGCGCGCCGTCGAGACCGGGACCTGCTCAGGTCCGGCTAGGCGACGACGCGGGTGGCTCCTGCCACGCTTTGCGCTGCTTTAGATACCCCTGAAATGGCACAACTTGCGAGTTGGAGCGCCAAAATCGACTCGGCACCCTGGTTTCGGTTGAGCCCGGTCGGCATCAGGCCGTCGTAACAGCCGCCATCCGCAACGCTCGCCAGCGGCAGATCGAGGTCGTTGACGCCGAGGTACCAGCCATAGGCGCGGAGTGCCTCGTCACGCCAGCGCACGTCGCCGGTCGCGTCGAACGCGGCCGCACACGCCTCGACGGTCGCCTGCGCTTCGAGCGGCTGCTGGTCGAACTGCAACGGCTCCGCATAGGGCCGGTTGAAGCTCTCCGACCCGACCGCGCGGAAGCGACCCTCGGGCGAGGTCTGCTTGGCGACGATCCAGTCGAGCGTGGCGAGGCCGCACTCGATCAGGTCCTGACGCTTGAGCGCCTGGCCTGCGCGGATCAGCGCCTGCGGGAGACGGGTGTTGTCGTAGGCGAGCACGATTTCGAACCACTGCCATTCGGGACGGCGCGCCTTGGCGAGCAGATCGAGATGGACCTTGGGGAAGGCCTCGAGGATCGACAGCGACAGCTGGTGGCCGGGTTTGGCCTCGAGCATCGCCGCGGCGCCGAGCATCGCGAACGCCTGTGCACGCAGGCTGCCGAGTTCAAGCGCCACCGACGCGGTCGAGTCGAACATGGCGGTCGCCCAGTCGCGGTGCTTGGCGGCCTGCGCATCGCGCGCGGTGACGCCGAGCGACCAGAGCGTGCGACCGTTCGAATCTTCCGATCCCGCATCCTCGCACCAGGTGCGATCGTAGTTCATGAAGTTGCGGAAGCGGCGCGTGTCCGGGTTCCACGCATATTGCACGAACGACGCATAGATCGTCATCCACTTGTCGCGGAGAACCTCATCCATGTCGGGGATCGCGCTCATGAGCATCAGCGCGCGGCAATTGTCGTCGATGCAATAGCCGTGACGGCGATCGGGAATCGAGTAGATCGAATGCTGGAGCATGCCGGTCGAATCGCTCATCCTCTCGACCGCGGCGAAATCGGGCGCGAGCTGCTTCAGCGGTGCGGGAACCTTGGCGAGGCGAAACGGGCGCGCCGCCACGATCGCACGGATCTCCGTCATCATTGCCTCGGCGAGCTTCGGCCAGATCATCGTGCGGCCACGCGCATACGCACGCTCGGCCAACCGATTGCGATCGCGGTCATTCGACATCAGCGCGTCAATCTCACGCGCGAACGCATCGACATCGCCGAACGGCACGAGCACGCCGTGGCCGTCAGCGAGGATTTCGGTCGCGTGGACATAGGGCGTCGAGATGACGGGCTTGCCGACGCCGATCGCATAGCTGAGCGTGCCCGACGTGATCTGCGCAGGGTTGGTGTAGGGCGTCACATAGACGTCCGCGGCCTGGAGATAATCGAGCAGTTCGCCATGTTCGAGAAACGCATCGACGAACGCGACATTGCCGGCCACACCCTTGTCGACGGCAAGCGCCTTGAGCTTGTCGCGGTACTTCTCGCCTTCATATGCGACGAGGTTCGGATGCGTGGCGCCGAGCACGACATAGAGCAGGTCGGGATGCTTCGCGATCACCGTGGGGAGCGCGTTGATGACCGTCTCGATCCCCTTGTTGGGCGCGAGCAAGCCAAACGTCAGCATGACCTTGCGGCCTTGCCAGCCGAACTTGTCCTTCAGCACGGCAGGATCGAGCAGGTCGCGGTCGGGCACGCCGTGCGGGATCATGACGATCTGGCGTGGATTGGCGCCATAGACGCGCTGCAGGATGTCGCGGCCACGCTCGGCCATCACGACCACGCGGGCGGCGCGACGCAGCAGGCCTTCGAGGACGCGACGCTCGTCGGCGTTGGGCTTTTCGAGGATGGTGTGCAGCGTCACGATGACCGGCAGCGTGGTGCGATCAAGAAGCGCGAGAATGTGTTCGCCGGCGGGGCCGCCGAAGATGCCATATTCGTGCTGGAGCCAGATCGCCTGCGCGCCGCTGGCCTCGATCTTCCGCGCGGTGTCGATATAGGCCGAAAGGTCGGGCTCGGGGATCGTGCCGGTGACTTCGGCCGGATAATCATATTTGCCGGGGTGATCGTCCATCGCGTAGACGTCGACGGCAATCTCGGGAAAGCGCGCGCGCATGGCCGTGAAAACGTCGGTCGTGAAGGTGGCGATGCCACACTGTCTCGGCAAAAAATTACCGATCAGCGCCAGTCGCGCGATATTCCCACCGTCCGCCGGTTTCACCATACCCTGTCCCTCGTTTGAGCGCGCACTTCTGGGAGAACCCGGTCGCGCATCCATTTGAACGGTTCAGGTAGCATAAAGTTTCATCATATACTGCAGTGCAGCACGGGAAAAATATCAATCCAAATCAATTCGATATTTTCCGTCCCTCATCCGCGGCCGCGATAGGAGGCGACCCCCTGGTCCGGCAGCCACAGATCGTGCGGCGGTGCACTTGATTGCCAGAACACGTCGATCGGGATGCCGCCGCGTGGATACCAATAGCCGCCGATGCGCAGCCACACGGGTTTCATCTCGTCGAACAGCCGCTCGCCGATGCCGACGGTGCAATCCTCGTGGAAGCCGGCATGGTTGCGGAAGCTGCTCAGGAACAGCTTCAGCGACTTCGATTCGACGATCGTCTCGCCCGGGACATAGTCGATCACGAGGTGCGCGAAGTCGGGTTGGCCGGTGACGGGGCAGAGCGACGTGAACTCGGGCGCGGCAAACCGCACGAGATATGTCCGGCCCGGCCGCGGGTTCGGAACATAATCGAGCACGGCCTCTTCTGGAGAGGCGGGGAGGGCGCTGTTCTGGCCCAGATGCAAAGGGTTGGCGGGTGCGGTCATACGCCGCCATGTAGGAGGCGATGACGCTGAAGAAAACCACACTTGTACCGATCCTCGGCGACCAGCTCACGATCGACCTTGCATCGTTGCGCGGGCACGATCCCGAGGCGACGATCGTGCTGATGATGGAGGTCGCCGACGAGACGACCTATGTCCGCCATCACAAGCGCAAGATCGCCTATATCCTCTCGGCGATGCGGCATCATGCCGAGGCGTTGCGTGCGGCGGGCTGGACGGTGGAATACACCACGCTCGACGATCCCGACAATGCGGGCAGCTTCACCGGCGAGATCGCACGCGCGGTCGAGCGGCACGACCCCGAGCGGATCGTCGTCACCGAGGGCGGCGAGTGGCGCGTGATGGCGATGCTCGAAAGCTGGGAGACGCTGTTCGGCATACCCGTCGCGATCCGCAGCGACGACCGGTTCCTCGCGAGCCATGCCGATTTCGAGACCTGGGCGGCGGAGCGCAAGTCGCTGACGATGGAATGGTTCTACCGCCAGATGCGGACGCGTACCGGGTTGTTGATGACCGACGGCAAGCCCGAGGGCGATCGCTGGAACTTCGACAAGGAGAACCGCAAGCCCGCGAAAAACGACCTGCTGATGCCGCGCCCGCTGGTGTTCGAGCCGGATGCGATCACGACCGAGGTGCTGGCGCTGGTGGCGGAGCGGTTCGCCGAGCATCCGGGGAGTCTCGACGGGTTCGACTATGCAGTGACGGCCGACGATGCCGAGCGACAGGCGGCGAACTTTTTCAAACACGCGCTGCCGCAGTTCGGCGACTACGAGGATGCGATGCTCACCGGCGAGCCGCATCTGTGGCATTCGATCCTGTCGCCCTACATCAATTCGGGGCTGCTCGATCCGCTCGACCTGTGCCGGCGGGCGGAGGCGGAATATCGTGCCGGGCGTGCGCCGCTCAACGCTGTCGAGGGGTATATCCGCCAGATCATCGGCTGGCGCGAATATATGCGCGGGATCTACTGGCGCGAGGGGCCCGACTATGTCGAGCGCAACTTCCTCGACCACCACCGCGAACTCCCCGGCTGGTACTGGACGGGCGAGACCGACATGCACTGCCTGCGCGAGGCGATCGGCCAGACGCTCGAGACCGCGCATGCGCACCACATCCAGCGGCTGATGGTGACGGGCAATTTCGCGCTACTGATCGGTGCGGACCCCGCCAAGGTGCACCAATGGTATCTCGAGGTGTATGTCGACGCGTATGAATGGGTCGAGCTGCCCAACACGCTGGGGATGAGCCAGTTCGGCGATGGCGGGCTGCTGGGCTCGAAGCCCTATATCTCGTCGGGCGCGTATATTGACCGGATGTCCGATTATTGCGGGACATGCCGGTACAAGGTGAAGCAGCGGATCGGGCCCGATGCGTGCCCGTTCAACGCGCTCTACTGGGATTTCCTTGCGCGGCACGAGGACAAGCTCGGGCGCAACAACCGGCTCGCGATGCCGTATCGCAACTGGGCCAAACAGTCACAGGCGGACCGCGACGCGACGCGCGCACAGGCCGCGCAGTTTCTCGCCTCCCTCGACGCGAGCGGCCCCGCTGGCTACTGATACGTCAGCAAAAGGAGCCGGATATGGACGCGTTGGTGACCACCGAATGGCTGGCAGGCGAACTGGGCGCGCCATCAAGGGGGGGTGATCTTCGGATCGTCGACGCGACCTATGCCGAGGGACGCGACGCCGCGGCGGAATATGAGGCGGCGCACATTCCCGGCGCGGTGTTCATGAACCTCGCCGAGCTGCGCGATACCGACAGCGACCTGCCCAACATGCTGCCGTCCGCCGAGAAGTTCGCGAGCCGGATGCAGACGCTGGGCTTGGGCGATGGCAGCCGGATCGTGCTGTACGACAGTTCGCCGTGGCACACCGCGGCGCGCGCGTGGTGGATGCTGCGGCTGTTCGGCGCGCACAACGTGGCGATCCTCGACGGCGGGCTGGCCAAATGGCAGGCCGAGGGGCGCGAGATGGCGTCGGGCAAGGACACGCTGCGGCATCGCCATTTCACGACCTGGGCGGACCTCAAGGGCGTGCGCGCTATCGATCAGATGAAGGCGAACGTCGACAGCGGTGCGGAGCAGGTGCTCGACGCACGCTCAGCGGCGCGCTTTACGGGGGCGGAGGAAGACCCGCGGCCCGGCACCGCGCCGGGGCATATTCCGGGTTCGACCAATCTACCGCAGGGCGCGGTGTTCAACGCGGACGGCACGTGGAAGACCGGCGCCGCGCTGAAGGCGGAGTTCGACAAGGCGGGCGTCGATCTGTCGAAGCCGCTCGTGATGACCTGCGGCTCGGGCATTACTGCGGCGGTGCTCGCATTCGGCGCGCATCTGCTCGGCAATGAGGCGGCGCTGTACGACGGCAGCTGGTCCGAATGGGGCGGCGATCCGTCCACACCCAAGGCGACGGGAACGACATGAGCGATACGAACAAGCCGGTTGGCGATGCGACCAAAGTCGTGCTCGCCGGCCGCCGACCTGAGTGGACACAAGGCATCGTCAGCCCGCCGGTGTGGCGCGCGTCGACGATCCTCTATGATTCGGTCGGCCACCTTCGCGACAGCGCGACGCGCGATACGCATCACCGGTTGTTCTACGGCCGCAAGGGCACGCCGACGCAGTGGAGCCTCGCCGACGCGCTGACCTCGCTTGAGCCGGGTGCGGAGGGGACGTTCCTCTATTGCTCGGGTGTCGCGGCGATCGCGGCGGCGTTGCTCTCGGTGCTGTCGCCCGGCGACGAACTGCTGCTGGTCGACAGCGCCTATGATCCGACGCGCGGGATGGCGGGCGGCCTGCTCAAGCGGTTCGGCATCACGACGCGCTATTACGACCCGATGATCGGCGCGGGCATCGCCGACCTGATCGGCGAGAACACGCGCGCGATCTTCATGGAGAGCCCCGGATCGCTCAGCTTCGAGGTGCAGGACGTCCCCGCGATCGTCGCCGCCGCGAAGGCGCGAGGGGTGACCACGCTGCTCGACAACACCTGGGCCACCCCGCTGTTCTTCCCCGCGATCGAACGCGGCGTCGACCTGACGATCCTCGCCGGCACGAAGTACGTCGTCGGCCATTCCGACGTTATGCTCGGATCGGTCACTGCCGGCCCTGGCCATTTCAAGAAACTGCGAGAGACGAGTTTCCAGCTCGGCCAGGTCGCCAGCCCCGACGATTGCTGGCTCGGCAGCCGCGGCCTGCGCACGATGGCGGTCCGCCTCGCGCAGCACCAGTCGAGCGCGTTGACCATCGCCAAGTGGCTGCAGTCGCGCCCCGAGGTCGCGCAGGTGCTCCAT from Sphingomonas sp. HMP9 encodes:
- a CDS encoding OPT family oligopeptide transporter, which produces MTDATRGVTGTGVPETSMRELTFRGIVLGGIITLLFTAANVYLGLKIGLTFATSIPAAVISMAVLRLFKDSTILENNIVQTIASAAGTLAAIIFVLPGLVMIGWWQGFPFFTTSAITMFGGVLGVLFSVPLRRALVVDTVLPYPEGRAAAEVLKVGAGSREGGEESARGLGIIVANAVVSAGFAILTQTKLVAAEAATWFRVGAGATGISGGLSFALLGAGHLVGISVGMAMFAGVIIGWWILLPILTSGGSITGTAEVIATTVFRSDVRFFGAGVIGVAAIWTLLKIAGPVVGGVRSALAASAAKRGGEVLALEERDIPIGIVGIGSLAMLVPIGMLLWTVLQGGPLEASAIGLIAGSLVFILVIGLVIAAVCGYMAGLIGASNSPVSGIGILAILAASILLVSWFGRAVEPGTTQALVAYGLIVTGIVFGIATISNDNLQDLKTGQLVGATPWKQQVALLIGVVFGSIVVPPVLNLLGSTLGFAGAPGAGPNALAAPQAALISALAKGVLGGNLNWGMIGYGALTGVVVIAVDELLGKAGKLRLPPLGVGLGVYLPMSVTLPVTIGAVVGYMYDRWADRARDPELAKRMGVLTATGMIVGESLWGVGFAGIVYLTNKETPLALVGDGFASVALIGGTLLFAVLTWVMYRRTMAASR
- a CDS encoding glycoside hydrolase family 130 protein, with amino-acid sequence MDLFNHQLRLHADPSRVVVRPFHIAWGGHGGAPSRTERLVGEVLEMSPAQARAQLEVVLKDFEARHWQTRRVFMTRYDQIEDMLGLNGAEIGDEKRQLIGAYFCHEYSYAAAALMNPSAVPHFDQSGMPPGSMRILMSLRAVGEGHISSVAFREGIITSENQMKLAPEPPFATATDAVGSGEDEMPIGPVTVYRHRDSTLSGTVIFPITQAQSKGLEDLRIVRFQHEDGQYEWIGTYTAYNGSVIQSELMRTRDFRAFDLVPMTGPAARNKGMALFPRKVNGQYMMIGRQDGENLFLLKSDTLTDWDDGEKILTPEYPWELVQIGNCGPPIELDEGWLLLTHGVGAMRKYSIGAVLLDKDDPSKVIGRTKQPILAAKDQDREGYVPNVVYSCGALKHGDTIFMPYGIADSSVGFAFVPIKDMLAAMA
- a CDS encoding glycosyltransferase family 4 protein — encoded protein: MVKPADGGNIARLALIGNFLPRQCGIATFTTDVFTAMRARFPEIAVDVYAMDDHPGKYDYPAEVTGTIPEPDLSAYIDTARKIEASGAQAIWLQHEYGIFGGPAGEHILALLDRTTLPVIVTLHTILEKPNADERRVLEGLLRRAARVVVMAERGRDILQRVYGANPRQIVMIPHGVPDRDLLDPAVLKDKFGWQGRKVMLTFGLLAPNKGIETVINALPTVIAKHPDLLYVVLGATHPNLVAYEGEKYRDKLKALAVDKGVAGNVAFVDAFLEHGELLDYLQAADVYVTPYTNPAQITSGTLSYAIGVGKPVISTPYVHATEILADGHGVLVPFGDVDAFAREIDALMSNDRDRNRLAERAYARGRTMIWPKLAEAMMTEIRAIVAARPFRLAKVPAPLKQLAPDFAAVERMSDSTGMLQHSIYSIPDRRHGYCIDDNCRALMLMSAIPDMDEVLRDKWMTIYASFVQYAWNPDTRRFRNFMNYDRTWCEDAGSEDSNGRTLWSLGVTARDAQAAKHRDWATAMFDSTASVALELGSLRAQAFAMLGAAAMLEAKPGHQLSLSILEAFPKVHLDLLAKARRPEWQWFEIVLAYDNTRLPQALIRAGQALKRQDLIECGLATLDWIVAKQTSPEGRFRAVGSESFNRPYAEPLQFDQQPLEAQATVEACAAAFDATGDVRWRDEALRAYGWYLGVNDLDLPLASVADGGCYDGLMPTGLNRNQGAESILALQLASCAISGVSKAAQSVAGATRVVA
- the queF gene encoding preQ(1) synthase encodes the protein MTAPANPLHLGQNSALPASPEEAVLDYVPNPRPGRTYLVRFAAPEFTSLCPVTGQPDFAHLVIDYVPGETIVESKSLKLFLSSFRNHAGFHEDCTVGIGERLFDEMKPVWLRIGGYWYPRGGIPIDVFWQSSAPPHDLWLPDQGVASYRGRG
- a CDS encoding cryptochrome/photolyase family protein, whose amino-acid sequence is MTLKKTTLVPILGDQLTIDLASLRGHDPEATIVLMMEVADETTYVRHHKRKIAYILSAMRHHAEALRAAGWTVEYTTLDDPDNAGSFTGEIARAVERHDPERIVVTEGGEWRVMAMLESWETLFGIPVAIRSDDRFLASHADFETWAAERKSLTMEWFYRQMRTRTGLLMTDGKPEGDRWNFDKENRKPAKNDLLMPRPLVFEPDAITTEVLALVAERFAEHPGSLDGFDYAVTADDAERQAANFFKHALPQFGDYEDAMLTGEPHLWHSILSPYINSGLLDPLDLCRRAEAEYRAGRAPLNAVEGYIRQIIGWREYMRGIYWREGPDYVERNFLDHHRELPGWYWTGETDMHCLREAIGQTLETAHAHHIQRLMVTGNFALLIGADPAKVHQWYLEVYVDAYEWVELPNTLGMSQFGDGGLLGSKPYISSGAYIDRMSDYCGTCRYKVKQRIGPDACPFNALYWDFLARHEDKLGRNNRLAMPYRNWAKQSQADRDATRAQAAQFLASLDASGPAGY
- a CDS encoding sulfurtransferase; translation: MDALVTTEWLAGELGAPSRGGDLRIVDATYAEGRDAAAEYEAAHIPGAVFMNLAELRDTDSDLPNMLPSAEKFASRMQTLGLGDGSRIVLYDSSPWHTAARAWWMLRLFGAHNVAILDGGLAKWQAEGREMASGKDTLRHRHFTTWADLKGVRAIDQMKANVDSGAEQVLDARSAARFTGAEEDPRPGTAPGHIPGSTNLPQGAVFNADGTWKTGAALKAEFDKAGVDLSKPLVMTCGSGITAAVLAFGAHLLGNEAALYDGSWSEWGGDPSTPKATGTT
- the metC gene encoding cystathionine beta-lyase, with product MSDTNKPVGDATKVVLAGRRPEWTQGIVSPPVWRASTILYDSVGHLRDSATRDTHHRLFYGRKGTPTQWSLADALTSLEPGAEGTFLYCSGVAAIAAALLSVLSPGDELLLVDSAYDPTRGMAGGLLKRFGITTRYYDPMIGAGIADLIGENTRAIFMESPGSLSFEVQDVPAIVAAAKARGVTTLLDNTWATPLFFPAIERGVDLTILAGTKYVVGHSDVMLGSVTAGPGHFKKLRETSFQLGQVASPDDCWLGSRGLRTMAVRLAQHQSSALTIAKWLQSRPEVAQVLHPALPGCPGHDLFVRDFKGSSGLFSFVLDGGDDAARAALIDTLQLFGIGYSWGGFESLAIPADPQRYRSVTKRDAAGPIVRLQIGLEDPADLIADLDAGLAAFSAAKG